One genomic region from Candidatus Nitrosopumilus koreensis AR1 encodes:
- a CDS encoding thrombospondin type 3 repeat-containing protein yields MKQHYLLGFLLLLTLSIGMSPSIYANETIDTDGDGVPNDIDQCPNLLEDYDPQYGNNIDGCPADFVPWYDADYDGVQDHVDNCPTVKETYNRFQDEDGCPDLSPDGAKGVADSDGDGFPDYLDLCPNRPETFNGIDDTDGCPDDDRSVIDSDQDGISDSKDACPLEPETYNRFQDTDGCPDVIDGVPSTYTFPDADGDGIEDRWDSCIFEPENYNNNLDWDGCPDIPGITNPEAPDADFDGIPDAVDECPLERENYNKFQDEDGCPDVLQLQITGDADGDGLLDHNDACPFSPETYNKFQDEDGCPDYVADNKSSFDTDGDGIIDNVDLCPTQPETYNGFQDEDGCPDDSLYKLDTDRDGIFDIVDDCPYQPETYNKFQDWDGCPDSVDAVDSTYTFPDTDGDGIEDRWDSCIFEPENFNGFLDEDGCPEVVGTTAGDVIDTDYDGIPDHLDECPAIAERYNGFQDEDGCPDSILYKTIGDFDGDGIFDDVDQCPTAKETYNRFQDSDGCPDYIADNKLSADTDGDGIIDYLDLCPNQPETYNGFQDTDGCPDNSSSTLDSDMDGILDAFDDCPLEPETYNKFQDTDGCPDSVDAVDSTYTFPDTDGDGIEDRWDACIFEPENYNNNLDWDGCPDITGAESTTPTYADSDGDGYPDAVDSCPTSPETWNKYLDYDGCPDTAPEQQRFVHDDDLDDIINDEDLCPLDPEDYDGDRDEDGCPDP; encoded by the coding sequence ATGAAACAACACTATCTTTTAGGATTTTTACTTTTACTCACCCTATCCATAGGAATGTCTCCCAGTATCTATGCAAACGAAACAATTGATACTGATGGTGACGGTGTACCAAACGATATTGATCAATGTCCTAATCTCTTAGAAGACTATGATCCTCAGTATGGTAACAATATTGATGGTTGTCCTGCAGACTTTGTTCCTTGGTATGATGCTGATTATGATGGTGTTCAAGACCACGTTGACAATTGTCCAACTGTAAAAGAAACCTACAACAGATTCCAAGATGAAGACGGTTGTCCTGATTTGTCCCCTGACGGTGCAAAAGGGGTTGCTGATTCTGATGGTGATGGTTTTCCTGATTATCTAGACTTGTGTCCAAACCGACCTGAAACATTTAATGGAATTGATGATACTGACGGTTGTCCTGATGATGATCGTTCTGTAATTGACAGTGATCAAGACGGAATATCTGACAGCAAAGATGCATGTCCGCTAGAACCTGAAACCTATAATAGATTCCAAGACACTGACGGCTGTCCTGATGTAATTGATGGTGTTCCCTCAACTTACACATTCCCAGATGCTGATGGTGATGGAATTGAAGACAGATGGGATTCATGTATTTTTGAGCCAGAAAACTATAACAATAATCTAGATTGGGACGGTTGCCCAGACATTCCTGGAATAACAAATCCTGAAGCTCCTGATGCTGATTTTGATGGTATTCCTGATGCCGTAGATGAATGTCCACTAGAACGTGAAAATTACAACAAATTCCAAGATGAAGACGGTTGTCCTGATGTTTTACAATTACAAATTACTGGTGATGCTGATGGTGATGGATTATTAGATCATAATGATGCTTGTCCTTTCAGTCCTGAAACTTACAACAAATTCCAAGATGAAGACGGCTGTCCTGACTATGTTGCAGATAACAAATCTTCCTTTGATACTGATGGTGATGGGATAATTGACAATGTAGACTTGTGTCCAACACAACCTGAAACATACAACGGCTTCCAAGATGAAGACGGTTGTCCTGATGATTCCTTATACAAACTTGATACTGATAGAGATGGAATTTTTGATATTGTAGATGATTGTCCATATCAACCTGAAACTTATAATAAATTCCAAGACTGGGATGGTTGCCCAGACTCTGTAGATGCTGTAGATTCCACTTACACATTCCCAGACACTGACGGTGATGGAATCGAAGACAGATGGGATTCGTGTATCTTTGAGCCAGAAAACTTTAATGGATTTTTAGATGAAGACGGTTGTCCTGAAGTTGTAGGTACAACTGCTGGTGATGTGATTGATACTGATTATGATGGAATTCCAGATCATTTAGATGAATGCCCTGCAATTGCTGAACGTTACAACGGCTTCCAAGATGAAGACGGTTGTCCTGATAGTATTCTTTACAAAACAATAGGTGACTTTGATGGTGATGGTATATTTGATGATGTAGATCAATGTCCTACTGCAAAAGAAACCTACAACAGATTCCAAGACTCTGACGGTTGTCCTGACTATATTGCAGACAACAAACTCTCAGCTGACACTGACGGTGATGGAATTATTGATTACTTAGACTTGTGTCCAAATCAACCTGAAACCTACAATGGATTCCAAGACACTGACGGTTGTCCAGATAATTCTTCCTCTACTCTTGATTCAGATATGGATGGTATTTTGGATGCCTTTGATGATTGTCCACTAGAGCCTGAAACCTACAATAAATTCCAAGACACTGACGGTTGTCCTGACTCTGTAGATGCTGTAGATTCCACTTACACATTCCCAGATACTGACGGTGATGGAATCGAAGACAGATGGGATGCATGTATTTTTGAGCCAGAAAACTACAACAATAACCTAGACTGGGATGGATGCCCTGATATAACAGGAGCAGAATCCACTACTCCAACTTATGCTGATTCCGACGGTGATGGTTATCCTGATGCCGTTGACTCTTGTCCAACAAGTCCTGAGACATGGAACAAATATCTAGACTATGATGGCTGCCCAGATACTGCTCCAGAACAACAAAGATTTGTTCATGATGATGATCTAGATGATATCATTAATGATGAAGACTTGTGTCCTCTAGATCCTGAAGACTATGATGGTGACAGAGATGAAGACGGTTGTCCTGATCCATAA